TCGAACTCTCTTGACATCCTGAGCGTTGCGACGAAGTAGTAGGCGGCCACCAGCAACATTATGGGTGCGATTACATCCAACCACACCAACCAGCCTCCGACATCTGTATGCACACGTTGGAGGAGGTCGGGACTCGTGTCAGGAAAGAAATTGGCTGTGATCACGATTACTGTGAGGAATGTTCCCAATATGAGGAAAAGGGCTGATAGCTCGAGTTTGAACTCCTGGAGAATCTTAACCATCTGAATGAGAGAATCGCTACTTCATAGAAAAAGATTGTTGTAGGACCCCGCTCTGCTATTCCAGTGGAAATGAAGGGGTCCCGGTGGGGGCAATTGTATGAAATCGCGCACCGAGGCATGGAACATCACAAAGTCACTAGTACTGCAAGAACGCAGGATCCGACGGGCCCCTCGAAAACCCTTTTATCGTGATGTCCTATATCCCCTCATAGAGGTTTTCGAACCCCTATTTATCGAGGAGGCACTATCAGTATGGGGATGACTCACTCAGGCTCATCAGATGATTCCATCGCTCAGAAGGGTGAGGAATGGGCTCCCGTTGCGGATCTCACGGGCAATGCCATCGCGGTTCTGGAAAGGAGATACCTCAAGAAAAACGATGTTGGAGAAGTGATAGAGACCCCACAGGAGATGTACGTGAGGGTCGCACGGAACATCGCTCATGCAGACGGACTCTACGACGAGCACGCGGACACCGAGAAGACAGCGAAAGAGTTCTACAAGATGATGACGGCCCTCGAGTTCGTGCCCAATTCCCCGACGCTCATGAACGCCGGACGGGATCTGCAGCAGCTCTCTGCGTGTTTTGTGTTGCCGATCGAGGACTCGATGGAGAGCATCTTCCAAGCCCTCAAGGACACGGCCCTCATACACAAGAGCGGAGGCGGTACAGGTTTCTCCTTCTCAGCGCTGCGCCCGAAGAACGACGTTGTCCTCTCCACCAAAGGCGTCTCGAGCGGTCCCGTCTCGTTCATGGGGGTCTTCAACGCCGCCACGGAGGCCGTGAAACAGGGGGGGACCCGCCGGGGGGCCAACATGGCAATACTCCGCGTGGATCATCCCGACATACTCCAGTTCATCACAAGCAAGCGAGACAACACGGCGATAACCAACTTCAACATCTCCGTCGGCTTGACAGAGGAATTCATGGATGCCCTGCAGAAGGACGGTGAGTATGAACTCATCAACCCACGGAACCGTAAGGTAATCGGGAAGATGAAGGCGAAGGAGATATTCGACCTCATAGTCGACATGGCGTGGACCAATGGGGAGCCTGGGATAATCTTCCTCGATCGGTTGAATGAGGGCAACCCCACGCCGGAGCTGGGCGTGATAGAGAGCACGAATCCATGTGGCGAACAGCCGCTACTTCCGTACGAATCCTGCAATCTCGGGTCGATTAACCTCTCAAGGATGGTCGTGAACGGTGAGATCGATTGGGGCAAGCTCAAGGACACGGTCCACAAGGCCGTTCACTTCCTTGATAACGTCATCGACATGAACAGCTACCCACTGGAGACGATCGAGGAAATGACCCAGGGGAACAGGAAGATCGGCCTCGGTGTCATGGGCTTCGCTGATCTGCTTATCATGCTCGGGATTCGGTACGACTCCCAAGAAGCGACGGACGTGGCGGAGAAAGCCATGAGCTTCATCGAGACGGAGTCCAGGAAGGCATCCGTGGAACTCGCAAGGACCCGCGGCGTGTTCCCGAACTTCACCGGGAGCATCTTCGACGTTCCCGGCGGGGAGAGGGTGCGGAACGCGACCACGACGACGATAGCACCCACGGGCACAATCAGCATCATCGCTGGATGTTCTGGCGGAATCGAGCCGCTCTTCGCGGTGTCGTTCATACGGACGGTCATGGACGACGACAAGCTGGTTGAGGTAAACTCCCTGTTCAAGGAGAGGGCGATGAAGGAGGGGTTCTACTCGGAGGAGCTGATGAAGAAGATCGCGGACAGGGGCTCGATCCACGGTATGGACGACGTTCCCGACCATATCCAGAAGCTGTTCGTGACGGCCCACGATGTGTCCCCTGAGTGGCACATCGGCATGCAGGCCGCGTTCCAGCGACATACGCACAACGCGGTATCGAAAACGGTCAACTTCCCCAACAGCGCGACGAGGGAGGACATATCCCGGGTGTACAAGCTCGCATACGACCTCGGCTGCAAGGGGGTCACCGTCTACCGCGACGGCAGCCGCGACGCACAGGTCCTATCGACTGGCCAGACGACGAAGTCCAAGGAGGAAGCCGAAAGGAAGCTTCATCCGAGGCCTAGGCCCTCGATTACGATGGGCTCCACGATTAAAATGAGGACGGGATGCGGGACGCTTTATGTGACGATCAACGAGGACGAGCACGGTGTGTGCGAGGTCTTCTCCCAGATGGGGAAGTCCGGTGGTTGCGCGATGTCCCAGTCCGAGGCTGTCGCGAGACTCATCTCACTCGCTCTACGGTCCGGGGTCCGGGTGGAGCCACTCATCAGGCAGATCAAAGGGATCCGCTGCCCCTCTCCTCTGATGGGAAAGGGCGGTATCATCCTCTCCTGCCCAGACGCAGTCGGGAAGGCCCTTGAGAGGTACATGAAGCGGAAGCATGCCATGGAGGCGGGCGAGCCCATAGAGGAGGCCACCACCCTGGACAGGTTCGCACCCGAGCCTATCTTCAGCGGGAACGTCGTGGGCGTTTGCCCAGACTGCGGAGCGGCCCTCGTTCACGAAGGCGGGTGCATGGTCTGCCGCTCCTGCGGGTACTCCAAGTGCGGTTGAAACCTCCCGAAGTACGCCAGGTGCGCCTCGCATGAGCAATCGGACGAGCCGAACCCCTTGGCAACAATCGTACCACGATCCGTTTCGAAGACCTTTCTGTTTATGCCGCACTCCTCCCTCTCATCCGAGGGAAATAGAACGGCCCTCACGATTTCCGCCTCGCGGAGGAAGTGATCGATGTGCCATTTCATCTTCTTCTCCTGGCGGAAGTGCCTTTCCACCCTCTTTTTCAGGTTCACCATCGAGGAGCCGGTGTACGCGTAGAATCCGGCGGGAAAGGAGACCGTGCCCAGCGCTCCTATCCTAATGTCCCTGTCCTCGCTAAGGCGGATGAGGAGAACGTACGCGCCCTTCACGGCCCGAGTATCGAGGGTCTACCCGAAATCATTTTCCCCCTTCTGAGTGCTAAACGTTAAATCCACCATCGTCTTCATGGGCAGTTGCACGGTTGCGTGCAAGCCAAAGGAGTGTCTGAAATGGCAACGAAAGAACTGAACCCGTTCAAGATAGCGCAGAGGCAGCTGAAGATCGCGACAGAGAAGCTGGGCTATCCTGACGAGATATATCAGGCTCTCGCGGAGCCCATGAGGACGTTGGAGGTCAGCCTAACGATCCGGATGGACGACGGAGGTCTGAGGACCTTCAGGGGTTTCAGGTGTCAGTACAATGACGTCAGGGGCCCGTGCAAGGGGGGGATAAGGTATCATCCGGACGAGACCGTGGATACCGTGAAGGCCCTGGCCGCGTGGATGACGTGGAAGTGCAGTGTGGTCAACATCCCTCTTGGAGGGGGCAAAGGCGGAATAATCTGCAATCCCAAAGAGATGTCACCCGGTGAGATCGAGAGACTGAGCAGGGCGTACATAGACCAGGTGGGTAGGATAATCGGACCTGCGAAGGATGTTCCCGCTCCCGACGTCTACACGAACCCGCAGATAATGGCCTGGATGATGGATGAGTTTAGCAAACTGCACGGTTACAACGTTCCCGGGGTCATAACCGGCAAGCCCATTCCGGTGGGTGGCTCAGAGGGCAGAGGGGACGCCACTGCGCGGGGCTGCGTGTACACGACCCGAGAGGCGGCCAAGAAGCTCGATGTAGACCTCAAAGGGGCGACGGTGGCGGTGCAGGGCTTCGGAAACGCAGGCCAGTACTGCGCGCTGCTCATGGAGGAGCTGGTGGGAAGCAAGACGGTCGCTGTCAGCGACTCACGCGGCGGCATTGTGAACATGGACGGGATCGACCCAAAGAAGATCGTCGAGTGGAAGACCAACACCGGGGCGGTCAGCGGGTTCGAGGGCACCGAGGAGATAAGCAACAAGGACCTGCTCGAGATGGACGTCGACGTTCTGATGCCCGCGGCGCTGGAGAATGTCATCACCAAGGACAACGCGGGCGATGTGAAGGCCAAGATAATAGGCGAAGCGGCCAATGGACCCACCACCCCGGATGCTGACGACATCCTCTACAAGAACGGCAACTTCGTGGTCCCAGACTTCCTGTGCAATGCGGGTGGCGTCACGGTCAGCTACTTCGAGGGCGTCCAGAACGCGATGAACTACTACTGGGAGGAGGACGATGTCCACCAGAAGCTGGACAAGATAATGACGAAGGCCTTCTATGACGTCTATGACGCGCACGAGAAGCACAGCGTCCACATGAGGACCGCCGCTTACCTGGTGGCGATCGAGAGGGTCGTCGAAGTGATGAAGCTCAGAGGAATGCTATAACCCCAAGCTCTCGGAAACGAGCTCCGCTACATCCTTCACCTTCACACCTTCAACCGCATCCTTAGCCTTCAGGCCATCCTCTAACATCGTAAGGCAGTATGGACAGGCCGTGGCAACGAGGGACAGCTTCGAGTCCAGGGCCTCCTGGGTCCTCTCTTCGTTTATCCTCGTTCCGATGCTCTCCTCCAGCCACATTCTCCCGCCGCCTGCACCGCAGCAGAAGGACTCGTTCTTCGTCCGCTCGAACTCGGACGGGCCGCGCTTGGAGACGCCTTTCAGGATGCTCCTCGGCTGGTCGTAGACGTCGTTGTATCTGCCCAGATAGCAGGAGTCGTGGTATGCGGATCTCTCATCGAGCGTCTTCTTCAACTTGATCTTGCCGTCACGGACCAGCTTGTCGATGAACTCCGTGTGGTGCCAGACCTCGTACTCCCCGCCGAACTGCGGGTACTCGTTCTTGAACGTGTTGAAGCAGTGCGGGCACGGGGTGATTATCCTCTTCACGCCGTACTTCTTCAGGATCTCTACGTTCTCCTTCATGAGCATCTGGGCCTGATACTCGTTCCCGACCCTGCGCAGTGTCTCCCCGCAGCACTTCTCCTCCGTTCCGAGTATGGAGAACTTGACGCCTGCCTTCTTGAGGACCTTTGCCACTGCGGTGCTGACCTTCTTGTTCCGGTCGTCGAAGGAGGCCATGCAACCGATCCAGAGGAGGGTGTCGGTCGGCGAGTCCACCATTGTCTTGATGTCAAGGCCTTCCGCCCAGTCCGCCCTTGTGTCCCATCCGATCGGCCAAGGATTGAAGTTCCTCTCCATGTTCTGGAAGAACTGCATCAACTCCTGCGGGAACCTGCTCTCCATCAGGACGAGGTTCCTCCTCATGTCCACGATCTTGTCCAAGACCTCATCGAAGACCGGGCACACTTCCTGGCATGCCCTGCATGTTGTGCAGGCCCATATCTCATCGTCCTTCACGACCTCGCCCGGGATCGGCGGTCTCTCCACCTCGCCTCTCTTGTCTTCTTTGAGCCCGACCAGCTTCGGGCCGACCTCGTCGAGGTGGTCCCGCAGGTCCTGGAGAACCTTCTTCGGACTGAGCGGCTTGTCCGTCGTTGAGGCGGGACACGCGTCCTGGCACCTCCCGCATCTGGTGCACGCGTACAGGTCCAGCAACTGCTTCTGCGTGAACTCCTCTATCCTCGATACGCCGAACGTCTCCGCCGTCTCCACGTCTATCAACGGTATCTCTCCGTACGGCCTAGTGTTCTTCCAGAAGATGTTCCAGGGCGATGCGATCATGTGCAGGAGCTTGGAGTATGGTATGTACGCTACCGTGGCGAACGCTAACGCGAGGTGGAACCACCACATGCCGAACCAGATATCGTAGGCCAAGCCTCCCGAGATGCCGACCGCGAGGAAGAAGCCCCCAAAGGCATGGCCAACGGGGGAATACAGGGGATCCTGGCACCTCTCCAGTATGTCCTCACCGGTCAGCCCGGCCGTCGTCCTGCAGAGCGGGCCCATGTTGTCGACGTCATCAGTTGCGATCCGCAGTCCCTGCACGATGTATCCAGTCAGGAGGATGAGAAGGAGAGCGACCAGGACGATCGCATCTTCCCTCCTGTTGTCCAGTCTCTTCGGCTTGGTGACGTACCGCCTGAAGAGCGCCATCAGAATGCCGAAGATGGCGACCATGCCCATCACATCGAGCGCGAGGGCGCCGTAGAGGAACAGTTCGTCAAAGAGGAGGTGGACGAGGAGGTCCTCCTGCGTGAACACGACCGATGTCCCCACCGCCAGAACGATGAACCCCCAGAATATGAACGAATGGAATATGCCGGGGAACGCCTCCCTGAGCGTTCCCCTCTGTATCAGTCCAAAGGACAGGAGGGCCTTTATGCGGGTTCCCCACATCCCGGGGCGCTCCTCCTTTCTGCCTAGTTTGACCAACTTCCATTTCCTGTACACTCCGTAGAGAAAGAACGCGACCGTTATGGCAGAGGCTATCCACAGCACCCAGTAGAAGTCCTTCATCACCGTCTCCATTCCGTCACCACCCGCCAGGGCGACCTAATCGGTCTTCATCACCTTGATCTCTTCCGCCAGCTTGGGAACGACATCGAACAGATTCGCGACTATTCCGAAGTTGGCCATCTTGAATATCGGGGCCTCCGGGTCCTTGTTTATGGCGACGATCCATCTGGACGTCTTCATTCCCGCCAGGTGCTGGATCGCGCCAGAGATTCCGCAGGCTATGTACAGCGTCGGGTTGACGACCTTCCCCGTCTGTCCGACCTGCTCGGAGTGCGGTCTCCATCCTGCGTCGACCGCCGAACGGGAAGCACCTATCGCCGCGCCCAGGACGTCTGCCAGCTCCTCGAGCATCTTGAAGTTCTCAGGACCCCCCATCCCTCTTCCGCCCGAGACGATGATGCTCGCCTCGGTGAGCTCGACCTTCCCCGCTGCTTTCGTGACTTCGAGGACCTTGGTCCGCAGGTCCTTCTCATCGAATGTGACATCGACCTTCTCTACCGTCCCGTTGGACGGGCTCTCCGGCTCGGCAACGGGGATCACATTCGGGCGGACAGTCATGATCTGGAGCGGGCTCTTGAACCCGACCCTTACGAAGGCCGTCTCTCCCAGTACTGGGCGGACCGCAACGAGCCGGCCGCCGTCCATCACCACTTCCGTGCAGGAAGATGCCAAGGCGCCGTCGAAGCGGGCCGCGAGCTTCGGAGCGAGGTCCCTTCCATTGCTCGATGCGGCCAGTAACAGCATGATGGGCCTCTCCTTCTCGAAAAGCGTAGTCATGGCCTTCGCGTACGCATCCGGGGTGTAGTTCTCCAGAGAGGGGTGGTCCACAACCCAGACCTTGCTCGTCCACTTCTGCAGGTCAGGGACCATGCTCTCCACGCCGGACCCGATGAGTACGGCGCAGAGCGTGCCGCCTACCGCCGCACAGATCTCCCTGCCCTTCGTCAGGAGCTCGAACGTGACCCTCTTCAGCTTGCAGTCCGTGTGTTCAGCCAAAACCCATATGTTCCTCATCATGGCACCCCCTATAGGATCTTCACCTCCGCACGCAGGAGGCGGGCCAGCTCCTTGGCTGCCTCCTCGGCCTCACCCTCGATGATCCTCCCCGCCTCTCTCTCCGGCGGGAGGGACATCCCCATGGGCTGGATCTTCGAGCCCGCCAGGCCGACGGATGAGGGGTCCATGCCCAGGGATGCCACGTCCTTCTTGTCCACGGGTTTCGCCTTCGCCTTCATTATTCCTGGAAGCGAGGGATACCTCGGCGCGTTCAGGTCCTTCTCGGCAGTGATGACGGCCGGGATCGGGACCTCCATTCGCATGAACCCGCCCTCTATCTCCCTTGTGGCGGTCGCCTTCTTGGCGGCGTCGTCCACTTCGAGCGTCGTCGCCCCCGATATGTGCGGGATCCCGAGCAGCTCCGCGAGCGCCGGCCCCACCTGGCCACTGTTGTCGTCAGTGGCGACCTTCCCGCAGAGGACGATGTCATACGGCAGGCCTCTGATCGCAGTTGCGAGGACCTTTGCCGTCACGAGCGTGTCCGATCCCTCGAGCGCAGGGTCGCTTATGTGGACGCCCTTGTCCGCGCCCATGGCCATTCCGGTCCTGAGCGCCTCATCCGCTCTGTCGGGACCCATCGTCACGAGCGTGACCTCCCCGCCGTACTTCTCCTTGAGCTGCAGTCCCGCCTCGATAGCGTACTCATCGAAGGGGTTCACGACATATGTCAACTCCGATCTGTCGATGCTCTTCTGCTCCGCATCCAGCTTTATGGCTATTGCCGTGTCCGGGACTTGCTTCACACACACCAATATGTTCATTTGGCTCCCCGTTTGATGGCTATAGCCATGGCTTTCTTAACGTTTTTGGCGGGAGCTCCGTACCGCCATCGTGCCGTTGACGTCTTCCCGCCACCGCGAGTTCGGATTTCGACAATCGGTCCTCGGCGGGAGGGGTGCATTAGGTTTTTATTGTCCATATCCACTATCGGGACAGAGGCGGGAGGATCGGCGTGAGCTTCTTCGACGATGCCATAGTTGCACTACTTCCCATGATTCCGAAGGCTATCACGAAGCGCGTGGCAGGTCGATATGTCGCGGGGGCGTCCCTGGCGGACGCCGTCTCCACCGTCAAGCTGGTGACGGGCCAGGGCACGTGTGCGACCGTTGACGTCCTGGGGGAGAACGCGGA
The nucleotide sequence above comes from Candidatus Thermoplasmatota archaeon. Encoded proteins:
- a CDS encoding electron transfer flavoprotein subunit alpha/FixB family protein; this translates as MMRNIWVLAEHTDCKLKRVTFELLTKGREICAAVGGTLCAVLIGSGVESMVPDLQKWTSKVWVVDHPSLENYTPDAYAKAMTTLFEKERPIMLLLAASSNGRDLAPKLAARFDGALASSCTEVVMDGGRLVAVRPVLGETAFVRVGFKSPLQIMTVRPNVIPVAEPESPSNGTVEKVDVTFDEKDLRTKVLEVTKAAGKVELTEASIIVSGGRGMGGPENFKMLEELADVLGAAIGASRSAVDAGWRPHSEQVGQTGKVVNPTLYIACGISGAIQHLAGMKTSRWIVAINKDPEAPIFKMANFGIVANLFDVVPKLAEEIKVMKTD
- a CDS encoding GIY-YIG nuclease family protein; this encodes MKGAYVLLIRLSEDRDIRIGALGTVSFPAGFYAYTGSSMVNLKKRVERHFRQEKKMKWHIDHFLREAEIVRAVLFPSDEREECGINRKVFETDRGTIVAKGFGSSDCSCEAHLAYFGRFQPHLEYPQERQTMHPPS
- a CDS encoding Glu/Leu/Phe/Val dehydrogenase produces the protein MATKELNPFKIAQRQLKIATEKLGYPDEIYQALAEPMRTLEVSLTIRMDDGGLRTFRGFRCQYNDVRGPCKGGIRYHPDETVDTVKALAAWMTWKCSVVNIPLGGGKGGIICNPKEMSPGEIERLSRAYIDQVGRIIGPAKDVPAPDVYTNPQIMAWMMDEFSKLHGYNVPGVITGKPIPVGGSEGRGDATARGCVYTTREAAKKLDVDLKGATVAVQGFGNAGQYCALLMEELVGSKTVAVSDSRGGIVNMDGIDPKKIVEWKTNTGAVSGFEGTEEISNKDLLEMDVDVLMPAALENVITKDNAGDVKAKIIGEAANGPTTPDADDILYKNGNFVVPDFLCNAGGVTVSYFEGVQNAMNYYWEEDDVHQKLDKIMTKAFYDVYDAHEKHSVHMRTAAYLVAIERVVEVMKLRGML
- a CDS encoding electron transfer flavoprotein subunit beta/FixA family protein, with amino-acid sequence MNILVCVKQVPDTAIAIKLDAEQKSIDRSELTYVVNPFDEYAIEAGLQLKEKYGGEVTLVTMGPDRADEALRTGMAMGADKGVHISDPALEGSDTLVTAKVLATAIRGLPYDIVLCGKVATDDNSGQVGPALAELLGIPHISGATTLEVDDAAKKATATREIEGGFMRMEVPIPAVITAEKDLNAPRYPSLPGIMKAKAKPVDKKDVASLGMDPSSVGLAGSKIQPMGMSLPPEREAGRIIEGEAEEAAKELARLLRAEVKIL
- a CDS encoding (Fe-S)-binding protein; protein product: METVMKDFYWVLWIASAITVAFFLYGVYRKWKLVKLGRKEERPGMWGTRIKALLSFGLIQRGTLREAFPGIFHSFIFWGFIVLAVGTSVVFTQEDLLVHLLFDELFLYGALALDVMGMVAIFGILMALFRRYVTKPKRLDNRREDAIVLVALLLILLTGYIVQGLRIATDDVDNMGPLCRTTAGLTGEDILERCQDPLYSPVGHAFGGFFLAVGISGGLAYDIWFGMWWFHLALAFATVAYIPYSKLLHMIASPWNIFWKNTRPYGEIPLIDVETAETFGVSRIEEFTQKQLLDLYACTRCGRCQDACPASTTDKPLSPKKVLQDLRDHLDEVGPKLVGLKEDKRGEVERPPIPGEVVKDDEIWACTTCRACQEVCPVFDEVLDKIVDMRRNLVLMESRFPQELMQFFQNMERNFNPWPIGWDTRADWAEGLDIKTMVDSPTDTLLWIGCMASFDDRNKKVSTAVAKVLKKAGVKFSILGTEEKCCGETLRRVGNEYQAQMLMKENVEILKKYGVKRIITPCPHCFNTFKNEYPQFGGEYEVWHHTEFIDKLVRDGKIKLKKTLDERSAYHDSCYLGRYNDVYDQPRSILKGVSKRGPSEFERTKNESFCCGAGGGRMWLEESIGTRINEERTQEALDSKLSLVATACPYCLTMLEDGLKAKDAVEGVKVKDVAELVSESLGL
- a CDS encoding DUF3198 domain-containing protein; this translates as MVKILQEFKLELSALFLILGTFLTVIVITANFFPDTSPDLLQRVHTDVGGWLVWLDVIAPIMLLVAAYYFVATLRMSREFERLIDTKSKATFIRDQDRIEELAFYLTEGHRKTLVEKKEELDIRR
- a CDS encoding vitamin B12-dependent ribonucleotide reductase; translation: MTHSGSSDDSIAQKGEEWAPVADLTGNAIAVLERRYLKKNDVGEVIETPQEMYVRVARNIAHADGLYDEHADTEKTAKEFYKMMTALEFVPNSPTLMNAGRDLQQLSACFVLPIEDSMESIFQALKDTALIHKSGGGTGFSFSALRPKNDVVLSTKGVSSGPVSFMGVFNAATEAVKQGGTRRGANMAILRVDHPDILQFITSKRDNTAITNFNISVGLTEEFMDALQKDGEYELINPRNRKVIGKMKAKEIFDLIVDMAWTNGEPGIIFLDRLNEGNPTPELGVIESTNPCGEQPLLPYESCNLGSINLSRMVVNGEIDWGKLKDTVHKAVHFLDNVIDMNSYPLETIEEMTQGNRKIGLGVMGFADLLIMLGIRYDSQEATDVAEKAMSFIETESRKASVELARTRGVFPNFTGSIFDVPGGERVRNATTTTIAPTGTISIIAGCSGGIEPLFAVSFIRTVMDDDKLVEVNSLFKERAMKEGFYSEELMKKIADRGSIHGMDDVPDHIQKLFVTAHDVSPEWHIGMQAAFQRHTHNAVSKTVNFPNSATREDISRVYKLAYDLGCKGVTVYRDGSRDAQVLSTGQTTKSKEEAERKLHPRPRPSITMGSTIKMRTGCGTLYVTINEDEHGVCEVFSQMGKSGGCAMSQSEAVARLISLALRSGVRVEPLIRQIKGIRCPSPLMGKGGIILSCPDAVGKALERYMKRKHAMEAGEPIEEATTLDRFAPEPIFSGNVVGVCPDCGAALVHEGGCMVCRSCGYSKCG